The following are encoded in a window of Massilia sp. R2A-15 genomic DNA:
- a CDS encoding ATP-binding protein, with product MPTHDTGSVRSKLIIMAVSTTFVALMSAAIAMLLYDLRTFQQYWVDDLTTQADIIASVTAPALAFNDAKSAQQNLAVLRVRPQILSGAVYTAAGARFASYAQQSSADLSFPVKPGKPGYRIEHGELVVVHNIVENGELLGTVYLRSRYGLIDRLISYATILGGVMLGALVIAALVASRLQQSITRPLLAVTNVAREVMQRRDFTLRVPGNDSGEIGVLVTAFNDMLAEIGRRSHALQEANLTLEHEMQVRHRAEQALLVADRRKDEFLATLAHELRNPLAPIRTGLDILRLRSGDAQATQRATDIMERQLRQMVRLVDDLLDVSRINTGKFAIKMGRVELKAVVNDALEVVRSYIELHGHELVIDLPDRPVFLNGDATRLAQILSNLLNNAAKYTNRGGRVSLSARVEDKNLIVTVADNGIGIAPDMLNSVFEMFVQVDSTLERTNAGLGVGLSLARRLAELHNGTIEVRSGGIGRGSEFTVRLPIVVEPELPTKTTPAAFISAETYRILLADDNVDFVNSIGALLSAMGHSVVITHNGPDALTAAARFCPDFAFLDIGLPQMSGYDLARGIRKLSCGPMTLLIAVTGWGQEKDRQLAFEAGFDHHMVKPVRFEQIEEILSNRAIVKKMRT from the coding sequence CGCCAGCGTCACCGCGCCGGCGCTCGCCTTCAACGACGCCAAGTCGGCGCAGCAGAACCTGGCGGTGCTGCGGGTGCGCCCGCAGATCCTGTCGGGCGCCGTCTACACCGCCGCCGGCGCGCGTTTCGCCTCCTACGCGCAGCAGTCGTCGGCCGACCTCAGCTTTCCGGTCAAGCCGGGCAAGCCGGGCTACCGCATCGAGCACGGAGAACTGGTGGTGGTGCACAACATCGTCGAAAACGGCGAGCTGCTCGGCACGGTCTACCTGCGTTCGCGCTACGGCCTGATCGACCGCCTGATCAGCTACGCCACCATCCTCGGCGGCGTGATGCTGGGCGCGCTGGTGATCGCCGCGCTGGTCGCCTCGCGCCTGCAGCAGAGCATCACGCGGCCGCTGCTGGCGGTCACCAACGTCGCCCGCGAAGTGATGCAGCGGCGCGACTTCACCTTGCGCGTGCCGGGCAACGACAGCGGCGAGATCGGCGTGCTGGTCACGGCCTTCAACGACATGCTGGCCGAGATCGGGCGCCGCTCGCACGCGCTGCAGGAAGCGAACCTGACGCTCGAGCACGAGATGCAGGTGCGCCACCGCGCCGAACAGGCGCTGCTGGTGGCCGACCGCCGCAAGGACGAATTCCTGGCGACGCTGGCGCACGAGCTGCGCAATCCGCTGGCGCCGATCCGCACCGGCCTCGACATCCTGCGCCTGCGCAGCGGCGACGCCCAGGCCACCCAGCGCGCCACCGACATCATGGAACGCCAGCTGCGCCAGATGGTGCGCCTGGTCGACGACCTGCTCGACGTCTCGCGCATCAACACCGGCAAGTTCGCCATCAAGATGGGCCGGGTCGAACTGAAGGCGGTGGTCAACGACGCGCTCGAAGTGGTGCGCTCCTACATCGAGCTGCACGGCCACGAACTGGTGATCGACCTGCCGGACCGCCCGGTGTTCCTCAACGGCGACGCCACGCGGCTGGCGCAGATCCTGTCGAACCTGCTCAATAACGCGGCCAAGTACACCAACCGCGGCGGGCGCGTGAGCCTGTCGGCGCGGGTCGAGGACAAGAACCTGATCGTCACCGTGGCCGACAACGGCATCGGCATCGCGCCGGACATGCTCAATAGTGTGTTCGAGATGTTCGTGCAGGTGGACTCCACGCTCGAGCGCACCAACGCCGGCCTGGGCGTGGGCCTGTCGCTGGCGCGGCGCCTGGCCGAACTGCACAACGGCACCATCGAAGTGCGCAGCGGCGGGATCGGGCGCGGCAGCGAATTTACGGTGCGCCTGCCGATCGTGGTCGAGCCTGAACTGCCGACCAAGACCACGCCGGCCGCCTTCATCAGCGCCGAGACCTACCGCATCCTGCTGGCCGATGACAACGTCGACTTCGTCAACAGCATCGGCGCGCTGCTCTCGGCGATGGGGCACAGCGTGGTCATCACGCATAACGGACCGGACGCGCTGACGGCCGCCGCGCGCTTCTGTCCCGACTTCGCCTTCCTCGACATCGGCCTGCCGCAGATGTCCGGCTACGACCTGGCGCGCGGCATCCGCAAGCTCTCGTGCGGGCCGATGACGCTGCTGATTGCGGTGACGGGCTGGGGCCAGGAAAAGGACCGCCAGCTGGCGTTCGAGGCGGGGTTCGACCACCACATGGTCAAGCCCGTGCGCTTCGAGCAGATCGAGGAAATTCTCAGCAACCGCGCCATCGTGAAGAAGATGCGTACCTGA
- a CDS encoding lipase family protein, which produces MSDDEMQPLQYIKQYHSHRDSLYHPERGPSIFGLVANPSLDCVCAELARLAYTRFEKNAAAQARLAQILATGGFGQPACFNSEGSQAFAVKAKDARRFVSFRGTQTDDLTDVIHDAECIPMTVAGYRGMVHWGFEKALQSIWPQVQEWLAANASPQPPVFTGHSLGAALATLAAARVPNAELITFGSPRVGNEEFAASFAGRAVRRYVDCCDGVTLVPLEAGWGTSTWG; this is translated from the coding sequence ATGTCGGACGACGAGATGCAACCGCTGCAGTACATCAAACAATACCATTCCCATCGCGATTCGCTCTACCATCCCGAGCGTGGCCCCAGCATTTTTGGCTTGGTTGCGAACCCTTCACTCGACTGCGTTTGCGCCGAGCTGGCGCGGCTTGCGTACACGCGTTTTGAAAAAAACGCTGCGGCGCAGGCGAGGCTAGCGCAGATCCTGGCAACCGGTGGCTTCGGCCAACCCGCTTGCTTCAACAGCGAAGGGTCGCAGGCATTCGCGGTCAAAGCGAAAGACGCCAGGCGGTTCGTGTCGTTTCGCGGTACCCAGACCGACGATTTGACCGATGTAATCCATGACGCAGAATGCATACCCATGACAGTGGCGGGTTACCGGGGAATGGTCCACTGGGGCTTCGAGAAAGCGCTGCAATCGATCTGGCCACAGGTGCAGGAGTGGCTCGCCGCGAATGCGTCGCCGCAGCCGCCTGTTTTTACCGGGCACAGTCTCGGCGCGGCGCTGGCAACGCTGGCCGCGGCGCGCGTGCCAAACGCCGAACTCATTACATTTGGGTCGCCCCGGGTAGGCAATGAGGAATTTGCCGCGAGCTTTGCGGGACGCGCGGTTCGGCGCTACGTCGATTGCTGCGATGGAGTGACGCTGGTGCCGTTGGAAGCGGGGTGGGGTACAAGCACGTGGGGCTGA
- a CDS encoding FadR/GntR family transcriptional regulator, with protein MEQPMDLPPVRPEPDRIGFEAGTLGARTAARLLAKIREDGLAPGTRLPSEQAMSEHFGVSRTVLREAIAQLKADGILSSRKGSGTFICAEEPQPSAGEDAATEQSVQSLLNLIEVRRGLESETAALAALRRTPGQLAEIEHALRRIEEAVASGVSGVEEDVRFHLSIAEATGNPYWVKFTEMFAQPTRAAVKVTRANEARRADFSNQVRQEHEKIVQAIAAGDPELARKAAAEHMMHAAERVRLADRDFWRGEGGAMARGLNDAPPETPDPAA; from the coding sequence ATGGAACAACCGATGGACCTGCCCCCTGTTAGACCCGAACCGGACCGCATCGGTTTCGAAGCCGGCACGTTGGGCGCGCGCACTGCCGCCAGGCTGCTGGCCAAGATTCGCGAGGACGGGCTGGCCCCGGGCACGCGCCTGCCGTCCGAGCAGGCGATGTCCGAGCATTTCGGCGTCAGCCGCACCGTGTTGCGCGAGGCGATCGCCCAGCTCAAGGCCGACGGCATCCTCAGCAGCCGCAAAGGCAGTGGCACCTTCATCTGCGCCGAGGAGCCGCAGCCGTCCGCCGGCGAAGACGCGGCGACCGAGCAATCGGTGCAGTCGCTGCTGAACCTGATCGAGGTGCGCCGCGGCCTGGAATCGGAGACGGCGGCGCTGGCCGCGCTGCGCCGCACGCCGGGGCAACTGGCCGAGATCGAGCATGCGCTTCGCCGCATCGAGGAAGCGGTGGCCAGCGGCGTGAGCGGCGTCGAGGAAGACGTGCGCTTCCACCTGAGCATCGCCGAGGCCACCGGCAATCCTTACTGGGTCAAGTTCACCGAGATGTTCGCCCAGCCGACGCGCGCCGCGGTCAAGGTCACGCGCGCCAATGAAGCGCGGCGCGCGGACTTCTCCAACCAAGTGCGGCAGGAACACGAAAAGATCGTGCAGGCGATCGCCGCGGGCGACCCGGAGCTGGCGCGCAAGGCGGCGGCCGAGCACATGATGCATGCGGCCGAACGGGTGCGGCTGGCAGATCGTGATTTCTGGCGCGGCGAAGGCGGCGCGATGGCGCGCGGGCTGAATGACGCCCCGCCCGAAACGCCCGATCCCGCGGCTTGA
- a CDS encoding MFS transporter — translation MAITGTHPGLDRPASPNADADEASVYRKVTWRIVPFLMLCYIVAYLDRVNVGFAKLQMLTDLKFSETVYGLGAGVFFFGYFLFEVPSNVILHKVGARVWIARIMITWALISGAFMFVSTPIQFYVMRFLLGLAEAGFFPGIILYLTYWFPAERRSRMVCTFMTAIPLAGLIGGPLSGWVMESFAGKGGMAGWQWMFLVEAVPAIVMGLIVLVYLDDGIRAAKWLTEPEKKLLEEKISHETAGKVVHPSLRAVFADPRVWLMALIYFCCVTGQYGLTFWLPTLIKTAGIKGVLNIGMFTAIPYAAAVVTMLYLGRSSDKHMERRWHLVIPLLLGAVGLVGSALAGTTNTGLAIVALSIAAAGVLSSAPLFWALPTSFLSGVGAAAGIAAINSVGNLAGFASPFLIGWIKDLTHSTDIALYVLSGVLVGGALIVLNIPAKMVNR, via the coding sequence ATGGCGATTACCGGAACGCATCCAGGGCTGGACCGGCCTGCTTCCCCCAACGCGGACGCCGACGAAGCATCGGTGTATCGCAAGGTCACGTGGCGCATCGTGCCCTTCCTCATGCTGTGCTACATCGTGGCCTACCTCGACCGCGTGAATGTCGGCTTCGCCAAGCTGCAGATGCTGACCGACCTGAAGTTCAGCGAAACCGTCTACGGCCTCGGCGCCGGTGTGTTCTTCTTCGGCTACTTCCTGTTCGAGGTGCCCAGCAACGTCATCCTGCACAAGGTCGGCGCCCGCGTCTGGATTGCCCGCATCATGATCACCTGGGCGCTGATCTCCGGCGCCTTCATGTTCGTCTCCACGCCCATCCAGTTTTACGTGATGCGCTTCCTGCTCGGCCTGGCCGAAGCGGGCTTTTTCCCCGGCATCATCCTGTACCTGACCTACTGGTTCCCGGCCGAGCGCCGCTCGCGCATGGTGTGCACCTTCATGACCGCCATTCCTCTGGCCGGCCTGATCGGCGGCCCGCTGTCGGGCTGGGTGATGGAGTCGTTCGCCGGCAAGGGCGGCATGGCCGGCTGGCAGTGGATGTTCCTGGTCGAGGCGGTGCCCGCCATCGTGATGGGATTGATCGTGCTGGTGTATCTCGACGACGGTATCCGCGCGGCCAAGTGGCTGACCGAACCTGAAAAGAAACTGCTGGAAGAGAAGATCAGCCACGAGACGGCCGGCAAGGTGGTCCATCCCTCGCTGCGCGCGGTGTTTGCCGACCCCCGCGTGTGGCTGATGGCGCTGATCTATTTCTGCTGCGTCACCGGCCAGTACGGCCTGACGTTCTGGCTGCCGACCCTGATCAAGACGGCCGGCATCAAGGGCGTGCTGAACATCGGCATGTTCACCGCCATTCCGTACGCCGCCGCGGTGGTGACGATGCTGTACCTGGGCCGCAGCTCCGACAAGCACATGGAGCGCCGCTGGCACCTGGTGATCCCGCTGCTGCTGGGCGCCGTCGGCCTGGTCGGCAGCGCGCTGGCCGGCACCACCAACACCGGTCTTGCCATCGTCGCGCTGTCGATCGCCGCGGCCGGCGTTCTGTCCTCGGCGCCGCTGTTCTGGGCGCTGCCGACCTCGTTCCTCTCCGGCGTGGGCGCCGCAGCCGGCATCGCCGCCATCAACTCGGTCGGCAACCTGGCCGGCTTCGCCAGCCCGTTCCTGATCGGCTGGATCAAGGACCTGACGCATTCGACCGATATCGCGCTGTACGTCCTGTCCGGCGTGCTGGTGGGCGGCGCGCTCATCGTGCTGAACATCCCGGCCAAAATGGTCAACCGTTAA
- the ltnD gene encoding L-threonate dehydrogenase, producing MAEQIDRVGVVGLGAMGMGIAQSLLRAGLEVHACDVRDEAVRALVAQGGHAAASPAELAGKVDAMLIVVVNAAQTEQVLFGENGAAFQLKPGSVVIANATVAPEFAEALGARLLGMGLRFIDAPISGGAAKAATGQMSVMAAGAPETFDACTRIFDAICAKLYRLGDQPGQGSKVKMINQLLAGVHIAAAAEAMALGLRAGCDPDALYEVISNSAGSSWMFQNRVPHILKGDYTPLSAVNIFVKDLGIVLDYAKKSVFPLPLSATAHQMFMQASAAGHGGEDDSAVVKVFPGITLPGSRP from the coding sequence ATGGCAGAGCAAATCGACCGCGTCGGGGTAGTTGGCCTCGGCGCGATGGGGATGGGCATCGCCCAATCGCTGCTGCGCGCTGGCCTGGAAGTGCATGCCTGCGACGTGCGCGACGAGGCGGTGCGGGCGCTGGTGGCGCAGGGCGGCCACGCCGCGGCGTCGCCGGCGGAACTGGCCGGCAAGGTCGATGCGATGCTGATCGTGGTGGTCAACGCGGCGCAGACCGAGCAGGTGCTGTTCGGCGAGAATGGCGCCGCCTTTCAGCTCAAGCCCGGATCGGTGGTGATCGCCAACGCCACCGTGGCGCCGGAATTCGCCGAGGCGCTGGGCGCGCGCCTGCTAGGGATGGGCCTGCGCTTCATCGACGCGCCGATTTCCGGCGGCGCCGCCAAGGCCGCGACGGGCCAGATGTCGGTGATGGCGGCCGGCGCGCCGGAAACCTTCGATGCCTGCACCCGCATCTTCGACGCCATCTGCGCCAAGCTGTATCGCCTGGGCGACCAGCCGGGACAGGGCTCCAAGGTCAAGATGATCAACCAGCTGCTGGCCGGCGTGCACATCGCCGCCGCGGCCGAGGCGATGGCGCTGGGCCTGCGCGCAGGCTGCGATCCGGACGCGCTATACGAAGTCATCTCGAACAGCGCCGGCAGTTCGTGGATGTTCCAGAACCGCGTGCCGCACATCCTCAAGGGCGACTACACGCCGCTGTCGGCGGTGAATATTTTCGTCAAGGACCTCGGCATCGTGCTCGACTACGCGAAGAAGAGCGTGTTCCCGCTGCCGCTGTCGGCCACCGCGCACCAGATGTTCATGCAGGCCTCGGCGGCCGGGCATGGCGGCGAAGACGATTCGGCCGTCGTCAAAGTCTTCCCGGGCATCACGCTGCCAGGGAGCCGGCCATGA